One Williamwhitmania taraxaci genomic region harbors:
- the trxA gene encoding thioredoxin: protein MSISKLFVSLFAVMAMSLVGCSQQPSAPKEDVKAASAELIKHLDANSFTPGIEKGIVMVDFWATWCPPCRQMAPILDEVAKDVSGKVTVAKVDVDQNREIASRYNIQGIPTLILFKDGKEINRFVGLQSKDYLIQQLNLVK from the coding sequence ATGTCTATTTCAAAATTATTTGTTTCGCTATTTGCGGTTATGGCAATGAGCCTTGTGGGATGTTCGCAACAACCTTCGGCACCAAAGGAGGATGTAAAGGCTGCATCGGCCGAACTAATTAAACACCTTGATGCCAATAGTTTTACTCCCGGAATTGAAAAGGGGATCGTAATGGTTGATTTCTGGGCCACTTGGTGTCCTCCTTGTAGGCAAATGGCTCCTATCCTCGATGAGGTGGCTAAGGATGTTTCCGGTAAGGTTACCGTTGCGAAGGTGGATGTTGATCAGAATAGGGAGATAGCTTCTCGGTATAACATTCAAGGGATTCCCACCCTCATTCTGTTTAAGGATGGCAAGGAGATTAACCGTTTTGTAGGGCTTCAATCCAAGGATTACTTAATCCAGCAGCTTAATCTCGTGAAATAA
- a CDS encoding NAD(P)/FAD-dependent oxidoreductase, translating into METNNHFDAIVVGAGPAGLTAGIYLSRARFRTLILNEGTVGGQMNLTHEIANYPGVENISGYQLANIMKKQAKTFGCEIKSNIAIATMQLEGDRKIITLEDGKVFTANAVILTPGGRSRSLGVPGESQFKGRGVSYCATCDGDFFTDKQIVVVGGGNSALEETVSLTKYVNRATIVHQFDHFQAFEYAIEEAVSNPKIDVVLESTIAEFYGGDRLEGVMIKDTKTGALRKFATDGVFIFIGYVPNTEFLAGKVHLNQWKEIVVDTEMATNVSGVFAAGDSIAKRYRQITTSIGEATVAALAASAYLQKVKKTQSIES; encoded by the coding sequence ATGGAAACCAATAATCATTTCGATGCAATTGTAGTAGGTGCTGGGCCTGCCGGGCTAACGGCAGGCATCTACCTCTCGCGCGCTCGGTTTCGTACGCTCATCTTGAACGAGGGAACCGTGGGTGGGCAGATGAATCTTACCCACGAGATTGCCAACTATCCCGGTGTGGAGAATATTAGCGGTTACCAGCTGGCCAACATCATGAAGAAGCAGGCCAAAACCTTTGGCTGCGAAATCAAATCGAACATTGCCATTGCCACCATGCAGCTGGAAGGCGATAGGAAGATCATTACCCTAGAAGATGGGAAGGTTTTTACTGCCAATGCAGTTATATTGACTCCCGGTGGTCGTTCGCGAAGCCTCGGTGTTCCGGGCGAAAGCCAATTCAAGGGGCGTGGCGTTTCCTACTGCGCTACCTGCGATGGCGATTTCTTTACCGATAAGCAAATTGTGGTGGTAGGCGGTGGAAACTCGGCGCTGGAGGAAACGGTTTCGCTTACCAAGTATGTGAATCGTGCCACCATTGTGCACCAGTTCGACCATTTTCAAGCATTTGAATACGCCATTGAGGAAGCGGTGAGTAACCCCAAAATCGATGTGGTATTGGAGAGCACCATTGCCGAATTTTATGGCGGTGATCGGTTGGAAGGCGTGATGATAAAAGATACTAAAACAGGCGCGTTGCGCAAGTTTGCCACCGATGGTGTATTCATATTCATCGGCTATGTGCCCAACACCGAGTTCCTCGCCGGGAAGGTTCATCTGAACCAATGGAAGGAAATTGTTGTTGATACGGAGATGGCAACCAACGTATCGGGTGTTTTTGCTGCTGGCGATTCTATTGCTAAGCGATACCGGCAAATAACTACCTCGATAGGCGAGGCCACTGTTGCAGCGTTAGCTGCTTCTGCTTATCTTCAAAAAGTTAAAAAGACCCAATCCATTGAATCTTAA
- a CDS encoding 4Fe-4S binding protein: MQKFLKTLISRRTIVQAVIGVSLYLLFSRYNISLWWLLVPGVLTGLLFGKVFCRWMCPLGFVMELIMGMDSSQKLKQMYQYHKIGCPIAWMQGVMNRMSVLNIKLNFETCKTCGLCDKQCYIATLEPEKYSLYKAGKKRPGDAYACSKCLSCVAVCPNGSLRYKGGR, from the coding sequence ATGCAAAAGTTTCTAAAGACGCTTATTTCCCGGCGAACTATTGTTCAGGCAGTGATTGGGGTTTCCCTTTACCTGCTATTTAGTCGATACAATATTTCGTTGTGGTGGTTGCTGGTGCCCGGAGTTCTTACGGGTTTGCTCTTTGGCAAGGTTTTCTGTAGATGGATGTGTCCACTCGGCTTCGTTATGGAGCTGATTATGGGGATGGATTCCAGCCAAAAGCTAAAGCAGATGTATCAGTACCACAAGATTGGATGCCCTATTGCATGGATGCAGGGGGTAATGAATCGCATGTCGGTGCTGAACATTAAGCTGAATTTTGAAACCTGCAAGACCTGCGGGCTTTGCGATAAGCAGTGCTACATTGCCACGCTGGAACCCGAGAAGTATAGCTTGTATAAGGCCGGAAAGAAACGGCCCGGTGATGCATACGCCTGCTCAAAGTGCCTTAGCTGCGTAGCGGTTTGCCCCAACGGTAGCTTGCGGTATAAAGGGGGGCGATAG
- a CDS encoding thioredoxin family protein codes for MLYTNLKHIESAEAHQKFINDNENVMICCGRMGPMCIPVYGIMEDIEADYSHVKFADMEFDNPESHVIRNADECRGFMGIPFTVYYKHGKLVKATSSIQTMQQIRTILDENFAK; via the coding sequence ATGCTCTACACAAACTTAAAGCACATCGAAAGCGCTGAGGCGCACCAGAAGTTTATCAACGACAACGAGAACGTTATGATTTGCTGTGGACGTATGGGCCCCATGTGTATCCCGGTTTACGGAATCATGGAGGATATTGAGGCCGATTACTCCCACGTGAAGTTTGCCGATATGGAGTTTGATAATCCCGAATCGCATGTTATCCGCAATGCAGATGAGTGCCGGGGCTTTATGGGAATTCCATTTACCGTTTACTATAAGCATGGAAAGTTGGTAAAAGCAACCTCCAGTATCCAAACAATGCAGCAGATACGCACCATCCTCGACGAGAATTTTGCAAAATAA
- the trxA gene encoding thioredoxin encodes MSIGAIIAIVLAVVVVGYFGIALRRMKKIQVPSSEKIVNLNEANFEHQIKRGITLVDFWATWCMPCKIMVPALNDVAEELDGKVKIAKVDVDQNQSLSAKFKVRSIPTLILFKDGKEINRFVGVKDRNFLLKQLKAVL; translated from the coding sequence ATGTCGATAGGTGCAATTATTGCCATTGTTCTTGCTGTGGTGGTTGTAGGGTATTTTGGAATCGCGCTTAGGCGCATGAAGAAGATTCAGGTGCCCTCGAGCGAAAAGATTGTTAATCTCAATGAAGCGAACTTTGAGCACCAAATTAAGCGAGGTATCACCTTGGTCGATTTTTGGGCTACTTGGTGCATGCCGTGTAAGATTATGGTTCCCGCGCTGAATGATGTGGCCGAAGAGCTCGATGGTAAAGTGAAGATTGCCAAGGTGGATGTGGATCAAAACCAATCGCTTTCGGCAAAGTTCAAGGTGCGCAGCATACCTACCTTGATTCTGTTTAAGGACGGGAAGGAGATCAATCGATTTGTGGGTGTTAAGGATAGAAATTTTCTGCTAAAACAGCTAAAGGCGGTTCTGTAA